CAAAAATGCTCATTCTTAACCTCTGTGACTTTATTACACCAGATTTATGAGTGCTATGACCCATGCAATAGTCACTCAGAGAGGTCACAACAGAAAAGAGTGCAAAAATGGAAAGACAAAACAAAGTCAAATAAGAAAAGGGGAAAGCAGACAAAAGAGGTGAAATTATATTACAGATTTTGCCGAAGGGAGGAAAAAGACAGAAGTAATTAGCAAAGACATTGAGAGGAgctaagagagagaaagagcctgCCATCAGCTACAACACCTACATCCACAccaacactgctgctgctgctctccaTCAGATGTAGAGGATCCATTTAAACGCATGACTGTCCGTGTTTACAGGTCAATGATGttcagcgatatcgttgacttgattgcaaatgattgcacagatactatttaaactgaactgagctgcatgatgacatcacggaattcaatgatgaactgcctttaactgtcattttgcattattgacacactgttttcctaattaatgttgttcatttgctttgatctgttttgtttaaagcgctatataaaaaaaagcgacttgacttgacttgacagaaaCCAGTCCATCCAGTCACAGTGAGTAGAAAGCTGGGCAGGTGCTATTATTCCGGAACACTTCACCAGACCAGTGCTGTTTCTGGCTGTGTGTGTTGCTTAAAGCTCTGTATCTGATCTGAACAGTTCGTTTTGCCATCGTGTCACATGTTATAGAGCgctgcagtgatgatgtattttttagGCCAACTGTCAAGTTAGCATCACTGTGTTTCCCTTGACAAAAacccattggcttttggattattgtagaaaataaggtctgtgaccaacaaaagttggATACACATATACCCCATTGTtgtgcatgttttaacatgtaacCCTCactttacacatctctctctctctctctctctctctctctctctctctctctctctctctctctctctctctctatatatatatatatatatatatatatatatatatatatatatatatatatatatatcagggaaaaaaacaaaaacaaatctagcctggattattatttttatttattttaacgttAGAAATTAAAACAGCATCAATTTAGCAAATTAATTGTTTGAACTGTACTTCATTGAGATGCAAtgcttttttataatttgtaaaagtCGTATAATCAAAATCCAGGTATTCACTCCAGGTCATTTCACTTAAATGCACTGTACGTCAACAGTTAACAAAAATAGATGAAGTCTggatcacttttttttctctttttacatCTAAACTTGGCACTCGATATTAATTGGTGCTTTAATTCTGTGGTTAATTGGCCTTCAGAAAGCTCACAACAAAGCGGAACCAGTGGGTGTTAAAGAGGCTTGAAATgtgctgaatttatttttatatttagctcCGTGATTAAGATGTTGGCGCTGTCGctcatttgtttattcagtggTAATGAGTATAATTAATGTCAACTATATGGAAATGAGTAATGCTGTATATTCATGTAATGCAGAAAATGGCGCTGATGGGGAATGAATTGGCCGCAACTTAAATGCCCGCAAAACCCGTCAATGCAGTCCTAGGGCGGCTGGTTGCCAAAGCAtttttatgcagttgctaaggtgttcagggtggttgtCATGgcgttgctagggttttctgggtgAATGCTTACCCACCCACAAATCACACGTTCTTTTGCATCGCAGTATTCTTTTCccttgttttgcatttaaatgtattaaaacatccATAAAGATGCATAAGAAGCAAAACTGTATAAGCTATAAAACTTATTTTCAGAGAATATGTCttgaaatcagtttatttttcttaccattGGTGTTTTTATGCATACATCTAACATAATGTTGTTTAAGCTTAAATCATAACAAAACtagcttaaaatattaaaatgtgttgaaGACAAATCtcacagttattaaaaaaaataataatctaaattacAGCTAGTATTTATAATTAGTATTTACATAATTAGTATTTGCTAGTATTTATAATTAGTATTCACAGTTCTGAAGTCTTGTTTTATGgattgttttaaagaaagaaaaacagtcgGTTTCCTATATATGTCTATGacaattttcacacattttcattgtccacattgcaaaaaaaaaaaaattattactttgaaGTCGCATGATTTGAGGCATCGTTCATGTCTGTAGTCCAAATAAAGCAGGGCCAATGTTATTTAACAGaacaaaaaattctgtcatcatctacttattttagctttaagttgagtttttttcttctgctgaataaaaaaagcataactCAAAAAAACAgttgattactttttttcataCCATGGAAGACAATGGCTTCCATCAGCTATttagttaccagcattcttcaaaatatcttcttttgtgttcagcagaagaaagtaattcaacttgagggtgagtaaatgaagacactattttaatttttgggtgaactattcctttaagtattaTTGatagtttctgttaatattttgaattagatttattaaaaaaaaaaaaactacacacacacacacatatatatatatatatacacatgacaTGTGATTACGATTTGCAGTTAGGAGTTTGTTTAAATCGATCCACTCAATGTCCAAAACACCCCTGTTGGTCTCAAGACAGTGGCTGCTATTACTTGTCAAACCCACTTGTACGCTTGAGATAAAAATGGTGTAAATGTCGTTACATGCTCTCCATATGCCAGAGACATATGCAAATGTGCTAAGTCAGGGATTGCCACTTGtccctgctgtctctctctctctctctctcgctctctctctctctgtgcacacAATTATCTCAAGTCCTTGTTCAGTATTCtgtctccttttgttttccatacaaataattaaattagacaGCAGAGAAGTATCCTTGATTTCGCCTCCCTGTTTATCAATGGTTTATTTGCTCTCCCTTGGCGTCTTTTATAAAAGGATGAGAGCTTTTCACACAAGTGGATAGACAAGCAGCAATCAGTGCATTTTATGCAAAGCTGAAAACAGTGTTCGGCTTGTCAGGTTTGCATGAGGGTGGTCCTCAACACGTCGAACAGCGCGCTGCTAATAAGCTCGTCATATGAGAATGCAGCTTGGCTTCTCTGCAAAATGAGTAAGCGGTCGGCTGGAGCGCGGCCGCAATTATGAGGGATTCTCTTGAGTTTAGAAAAATACCAGAGGTAATGCAAAACTAATAGGTGGGTAAACAGTTTGAGAATGCTGCTGCATAGATTGTGGGCTGCAATGCAACAACCTTTTATGAAATGGGCTGTTGTTTCGATGGCACAATGGGATACGGGCATCCCCTTgacagaaaaggagaaaaagagaaatatataaagGCAAAGCGGGACTCCTTACTGGGATTAGAGAAAGGAGAGGCATGACCGGCATACTGATGGAGACGAGGTAGAAAAACATTGAGTGCTTGTATGTAGTCGGTGTCTGCCAAATGGCCTTTACAGTGAAGGGCGCCCGGAAATAAAGGACACGGTTATGTGACTGTCCAGGGGATGAGACAGTGCGCCAAAATAATTGGAGGATGGCGTATGACATTTTGAGTAGCTTTACTCAGCACTAAACAGATGAAAGACACAAGGAACCGCAAGGTTAGCACGATCGGCTACGGATGGAAAAAAGGGAGCTTTGAAAGCTGGGCTCCGCCGTGCATTGTGTGGGTGGGGATAGTCCGCTAATGACTAGAAGATAAAACAGGAGGTCTGGTAGATTCGTGAAGCCTAACGTTTCAAAGTGCGGCGATGGAATATTTTTATCGGCAGAGAGGGTGAAAGAGATGCGCTGTGAAGCAGAAAGACGGAGAGGAAGGCTGACAGCTCACTGGTGGAAGATGACAGGAGCGGCAGAGGGAGAGGGAGGATATTTGAGGGAAAGTGTAACACAGGGATGCTGTCAAGCCTCAAGCAAGCTCCATTTAACAAGCTGCAAGATTGAGGGATGGAGAAGAATTCAGGGAGCTGCGCAAGAGCGTCCACAGGCTCCTCTGCCTCCTGTGCATGCACGTGGAAATCTCACACATTAGTCTGATTATGTAAACGTGACGCTTGACGAAACAGCTGGTGAATATAGATATTTTGTGGTGAATAAAGATATTtcaagatctatctatctatctatctatctatctatctatctatctatctatctatctatctatctatctatctgtctgtctgtctgtctgtctgtctgtctgtctgtctaatctcAATAGTTGGTCCATCatctagatagacagatagatagacagatagatagatagatagatagatagatagatagatagatagatagatagatagatagacaaataaaaaaattgcaacatataaatatagatagatagatagatagatagatagatctttctAAGGATGAACAGATGAATAGCAGTTGATATTCTCAGACTGCTTCTAGAACCAGAAGTATCAGATGTTGAGGATTGTTGACATGTAAAGCCCAAATTGTCCAGAGATGAATGTCTCTCTGCATCAGTCTCTCAGTGATGTATGATAGAGATCTCATATAGGGTCGTGCTTTATCGTCTGATCTCCTACATAATGGCTGGTGTCAAGAATGACTGAATGAAAACAGCATTCCTTATCTGAGCGCCTCCCGCAGATAAACCCACCCTCAGACGCATCTGTGCCACATCCACAAACACATCACTGGTCTTCAGAACAGAGATGAGAGGAGGCCATCTTATCTGTGACACTCCAGAACCACTTCAAGCATGTTCACACTTGCTACACTCCCATGAGGCTCAGATCCAACATTCTGAGTCCTTCCCCTGGCCCCATCTCACCCAACCACGCATCTAACACCCACAGCACACTTATCTTCCTCTGGACAGACTTAATGTCAACCCTTACACCATGCTGGAATGCGATTAGCTCCATCGTTGCTATTAGCACTAGCTAATTTCGTTCAAGGCTCCCTCCAGTGTTTCATTTATCAGTCCTCTCAATTGGCTGGATTTTCTCGCTTGCGTTGGCTGATGGATGGGAATGGATCCCGCGGCACAAATTTTTGCTGGTAGCATTCACACATGCAGGCACAAGTACAGACAGGTCTTGCACTCGCAGGCAGGCAGCCATTTTAGAGCTGTTTAATGTATAGAAGAGCACATTTGGTTGCTGTGTCTGAATTAAATACATGCTGTTTTTAGTTAACCCTTTTGAAATGGCTTatattagatttacatttacatttacatttttttttttttaaggtgaagtAATTTCCTGGAGAGATTTACTTCACACTTTCCTTCCTTTACAAtgtgcatctttttttccccatgatAGATATTACAAGTATTGTAATAGAAGTGTGATTATTATAAAGATAACATGTcgattattaaatgtatattaaatgtactgtaattaacttaaatttattttaaaatataaattatttattaatagaatgaattttaaatttcaaacaaaaaatgcattttatattgtcACAAAAGGCAAagcaaattatgaaaatatatgcaaatatttactttatattattccatttctataataatataatataattcttgTATACCATTTTACCCATATTAATGCTAGATGCACATTATAAATGTAGCTTTTagacatttcattaaaatttaaattgatttgtaaatacaattttacaagtttacaatttcttttttttttttctttttttctttcttttttctcgtAATAAGTATAATTCCAAAGCAACTTGAACATTTACAAAGTttcactactattcaaaagtctggagttaatttaatttaatttaatttttattattattattatattatatatatatatattatgcttttgaaagaagtctcttatgcttatcaaggctgtatgtgtttattattttaaaaaaacagcaatattgtgaaatattcaacTTCATCAATTTCAACTGTAATTTGtacctgtgatgacaaagctgagaTTTCATCAGCCaatactccagttttcagtgtcatatcGTCATATGTTCCTTCTGTTTACTTGTTTATAGCTCTGGCTTTTTACTTATGCCAACTGTATTTAGACTGTTAAATtgttcctttaaaatataatatttcataacattactgttgcttttaatcaatttaatgaatcctggctgattaaaaaaaaaaagtgttacattatCGCAGTTACACATTCCCATTTTCCAgcttatttaaaattgcaaacaTGAAATCATGTCTTTCCTGCAAAATAAAGTAGCTGCTGTCTTGACCTTGAGCTGACCCCTTGGCTTTTTGTCTCTTCTCAACAGGTGGTCGCCTACTCTGCCTGGTGTTATGGCTTAACCTGGTGCCAGTGATGAATGGCTGCCCGGCGAAGTGCGTGTGCTACAGCGAGCCGAGGCCAACCGTGGCCTGTCAACAGCAGGGTCTGTTCTCCATTCCCACTGAGATCCCCGTCCATACCCAGCGAATATTCCTCCAGAGCAACAAACTGACAGTGGTCCGATCGACCAGCTTCAGTTCAGTGCGTAACCTCACCGTCCTGGGGATGTACTCAAATAACATCAGCCATATCGAGGCGGGGGCCTTTTATGGTCTGGAAAGACTGGAAGAATTAGACATCGGCGACAACAGCAACCTTCGTATCATCAGTCCCACTGCGTTTCGGGGTCTGACCAAGCTGCATACCCTTCACCTGCACAGGTGCGGGCTGTCCGAGCTCCCGGTGGGAGTTTTCCGAGGACTCTTCTCGCTTCAGTATCTCTACCTGCAGGATAATAACCTTCTGGCACTGCACGATGACACTTTCCTGGACCTGGCTAACCTCACCTACCTATTCTTACATAACAACAAGATCAAGGTGGTGACCGACCACATGCTGCGCGGTCTCATTAACCTTGACCGTTTGCTCCTGCACCAGAACCGCATTATACACGTGCAACAGCGGGCTTTTAATGACCTGGGCAAGCTGACcactttgtttctctttttcaacAACCTCACGATGTTGACAGGAGAGGCCATGAACCCGCTGGTGTCCCTCCAGTACCTACGGCTCAACGGAAACCAGTGGATTTGCGACTGTCGAGCCAGGCCGCTGTGGGACTGGTTCAAACACTTCAAAGGGTCCAGCTCCGAGTTGGAGTGCCACCTTCCGACCTCTCTAACCGGGAAGGACCTTAAGCGACTGAAGAGCGACGATTTGGAGGGATGTGTGGACTCTCCGTCACAGGTTCAAACCAATATCTTCAACACCAAGGCACGCTCTGGAAAGTTCCTCTCACTCGACGATCCTCTCATCGAAAGCATTCCCAGGTGCTGTCTTTCAGATAATGACAAATCCTCCATTATCTCCAGTAAGTCCCTCCCGGATCCTTCATCCTACAACAGCCGGCAGATCACCAACAATCCCCTGAAAGAGAAGGAGAACATCTCCAAAACCAAGTTTCCGGAGGTGGAGCGAACGAAAAATGACACTCGCAATAAGCAGAGTCTCAACGACGGTCCTTTGGGAACCATGTCCAACAACCTCGACCAGACCATGGACAAAATCAACCCGGATCTTCTGGACAATCTGGAACCTTCTACAGCACcaaccagaaagaaaaaaaagtgctccaAAAAGCCCAAATCAGACCAGTATTGTCTAAAGGCTCACGCATCCACCATTAAAGTATTGGCTGTTCTCTTTCTCCCTTTGTTCCTGTTGTCTCTGGCTTTGTCCTAGTTCATACTCTCGTCCATCAGTTTGCTCTtgacaatgaaacaaaataccTGCAGTAGCCTACGTGGACAGGCAAAAGACGATGGAAAGGGGATTACAACGTTGCCCCGCATGGTTGAGAATAAGTTGTAATGCTAAAGATGCATTAAAAGAAATGGATGCCTTTACAGAATACATGAGATCTAATGTATATAAAACTCGGTGCCCAAATGTTTGTTCTATGTACTTTTAATGTGCTGTGTTTAAGCAACACTGCGGAGAGTTCCCTATTCCCACAtcacctccaaaaaaaaaaaaaaaaaaccttgatctGAAAGTGACTATTGTAGATGAACcactaaaaaaagagaaaaaaataatccttAAACCATGACTAAACTAAACCAGAGCGCCGAAAGCACCCAGGAATGTTGCCGATGAGAAACCGAAGGGGAGAGAccggattttttttcccccaatatatttttttcttttaaaagtgatacatttgttctatgctgttttttatgtttcttagTATTTCAGTAAAGACGAATGGTTAACTCTCCCCAAATATGTGCTATGTTCTGTTTGCGTCATGACACACACTGCAGGTGGCATCTTGGGAAGGAATGCTGTCTATTTGTTCACTGAAATTGCGATGGAATCAtagatttgcattttattttgctgGTGTACAAGcataaatatatgacaaataaaatatctcattttttACAGTTGGCTTCTCATGTGACTGAAGAACATAGCATATACTGTACTATATAGCATATATTTCATAGTATATTGTAGTTATAttgcaaacaaaatttaattattcctttttttctAAGCAAATTCAAAGACTTAATGAAACCCGAAGGAACTGAATGTCTATTTTGTGTATATTCCATTAGGACTGAAACCTCAAAGGCACACATTTCTGCTCATTAATGAACTTTAACATAATCACTAATGATTCATCCATGTGTGAAGCTCAGAAATTCACAACTCGAAGCTTGCCAAAACAACCAGACATCTTTAATAACCACATTAATGAATGTGACACTGACTGAAGTTGAGAGTACTCCTCGTAGTACAGTTTTCTTCTACTTGGCTTTCACCATTATGGACTggaaataatattatgatattaatgaagtatttgtgtgtggtgtgaggaAATGCTGATGAACAATTATGATAAAATGCACGTCAGCAGCAGTAAAATCTACATTCTTTGGCTACGTTTACCACTGACAATGCCAAATGCcacttaaaatacaataatgcagTTCATTAATATTCTATTAATACCACAACATTTATAAGAGATCATAACTagtgatttatttgtattaatattcaattttaataacGTTCTCCTATGCTTTTATATGTTTATGCAatcttacttttatattttacatttatgcatttagcacaGGCTTTTATTCAAAGTTACTTGGAGGAACAAAGAGGAACAATTTCAGAATAAATGGAAAAACTCATCCTAATTTGTATTAAAAGAACATACTAAAACTTGTTGGACCAAGAACAATAAATTAGTATACTATATTTAGTACACtgaaaaatgtaatgataatgtGATCTATAGGCcgcataacacaaacacacacacacacatatataaacaggtgtatctcaatgaattagaatgtcatggaaaagttcatttatttcagtaattcaactcaaattgtgaaacttgtgtattaaataaattcaatgcacacatactgaagtagtttaggtctttggttcttttaattgtgatgattttggttcacatttaccaaaaacccaccaattcaattcaacaaattagaatatggtgacatgccgatcagctaatcaactcaaaacactttcaaaggtttcctgagccttcaaaatagtctctcagtttggttcactaggctacacaatcgtagagaagactgctgatctgacagttgtccagaagacaatcactgaaacccttcacaaggagggtaagccacagatattcattgc
The sequence above is drawn from the Cyprinus carpio isolate SPL01 chromosome B5, ASM1834038v1, whole genome shotgun sequence genome and encodes:
- the LOC109075625 gene encoding reticulon-4 receptor-like isoform X2 gives rise to the protein MKTLIVEGGRLLCLVLWLNLVPVMNGCPAKCVCYSEPRPTVACQQQGLFSIPTEIPVHTQRIFLQSNKLTVVRSTSFSSVRNLTVLGMYSNNISHIEAGAFYGLERLEELDIGDNSNLRIISPTAFRGLTKLHTLHLHRCGLSELPVGVFRGLFSLQYLYLQDNNLLALHDDTFLDLANLTYLFLHNNKIKVVTDHMLRGLINLDRLLLHQNRIIHVQQRAFNDLGKLTTLFLFFNNLTMLTGEAMNPLVSLQYLRLNGNQWICDCRARPLWDWFKHFKGSSSELECHLPTSLTGKDLKRLKSDDLEGCVDSPSQVQTNIFNTKARSGKFLSLDDPLIESIPRCCLSDNDKSSIISSKSLPDPSSYNSRQITNNPLKEKENISKTKFPEVERTKNDTRNKQSLNDGPLGTMSNNLDQTMDKINPDLLDNLEPSTAPTRKKKKCSKKPKSDQYCLKAHASTIKVLAVLFLPLFLLSLALS
- the LOC109075625 gene encoding reticulon-4 receptor-like isoform X1, which encodes MKRVCFFSGGRLLCLVLWLNLVPVMNGCPAKCVCYSEPRPTVACQQQGLFSIPTEIPVHTQRIFLQSNKLTVVRSTSFSSVRNLTVLGMYSNNISHIEAGAFYGLERLEELDIGDNSNLRIISPTAFRGLTKLHTLHLHRCGLSELPVGVFRGLFSLQYLYLQDNNLLALHDDTFLDLANLTYLFLHNNKIKVVTDHMLRGLINLDRLLLHQNRIIHVQQRAFNDLGKLTTLFLFFNNLTMLTGEAMNPLVSLQYLRLNGNQWICDCRARPLWDWFKHFKGSSSELECHLPTSLTGKDLKRLKSDDLEGCVDSPSQVQTNIFNTKARSGKFLSLDDPLIESIPRCCLSDNDKSSIISSKSLPDPSSYNSRQITNNPLKEKENISKTKFPEVERTKNDTRNKQSLNDGPLGTMSNNLDQTMDKINPDLLDNLEPSTAPTRKKKKCSKKPKSDQYCLKAHASTIKVLAVLFLPLFLLSLALS